A single Crateriforma conspicua DNA region contains:
- a CDS encoding S1C family serine protease produces MKRPLMQSNMMNGWVRWCLAATITSLWMTSSTGPITAQDATAGQAGVATSAAGSAADDPAMVQISQSDLARLVGPRALSRAFRYASKRATPGVVTVLCYGQGQPPSDDDDDKSEEDLDEQLEEKIPDPGIPGMPTPDPPEGDEGESPLDEQEKAPVPDEDLGPVPPPKAPDDPDAVLTGLGSGVIVDPSGLVITNQHVVRGASKVVVQMSTEVEYSAVKIVGDPASDIAILRIESDQSFPSVEVGDSDRLEIGDWVLAIGSPFKLDATVSAGIISAKDRKLRRIQRGRMLQTDAAINPGNSGGPLIDLDGKVVAINTAIASRNGGNQGIGFAIPINHAFWLANELDQHGKVRRAAMGIRLAELNANIAAKFSLKPGIGVLAYQVIEDSAADKAGIENYDVITSFAGQPTRNMVELQEIVERTPIGSTQTVTILRDGESITLQIQLAPLEDVTAVPQP; encoded by the coding sequence ATGAAAAGACCTTTGATGCAAAGCAACATGATGAATGGGTGGGTGCGGTGGTGTCTGGCCGCGACGATCACGTCGCTGTGGATGACTTCGTCAACAGGGCCAATCACCGCGCAGGATGCCACCGCTGGCCAAGCCGGCGTCGCCACGTCTGCGGCCGGTTCCGCGGCGGACGACCCCGCGATGGTCCAGATCTCGCAAAGTGATCTGGCTCGCTTGGTCGGCCCACGGGCTCTTTCCCGCGCTTTCCGTTACGCGTCCAAGCGTGCCACGCCCGGTGTTGTCACCGTGTTGTGCTATGGCCAAGGCCAACCGCCCAGCGACGATGATGATGACAAGTCCGAGGAGGATTTGGACGAACAGCTGGAGGAGAAGATTCCGGATCCGGGCATTCCCGGTATGCCGACACCGGATCCGCCCGAAGGCGACGAGGGGGAATCGCCGCTGGATGAACAAGAAAAGGCACCGGTGCCCGATGAAGACTTGGGCCCCGTACCGCCACCCAAGGCACCCGATGATCCCGACGCGGTTTTGACCGGACTGGGCAGCGGCGTGATTGTCGACCCCAGTGGCCTGGTGATCACCAACCAACACGTCGTTCGCGGCGCCAGCAAAGTCGTGGTGCAAATGTCGACCGAAGTGGAATATTCGGCAGTGAAAATCGTTGGCGATCCGGCCAGCGATATCGCGATCCTGCGAATCGAATCGGATCAATCCTTTCCGTCGGTGGAAGTCGGCGACAGTGATCGGTTGGAAATCGGTGACTGGGTGCTGGCGATCGGCAGCCCTTTCAAGTTGGATGCGACGGTCAGCGCGGGAATCATCAGCGCCAAAGATCGCAAACTGCGTCGAATCCAACGGGGGCGAATGCTGCAGACCGATGCGGCGATCAATCCGGGAAATTCCGGCGGACCCTTGATCGACTTGGACGGCAAAGTCGTCGCGATCAACACCGCGATTGCTTCACGTAACGGCGGCAACCAGGGGATCGGTTTCGCCATCCCCATCAACCATGCGTTCTGGTTAGCCAATGAACTGGACCAACATGGCAAAGTCCGCCGCGCCGCGATGGGCATACGTCTGGCCGAGTTGAACGCAAACATCGCGGCAAAGTTTTCACTCAAGCCCGGCATCGGTGTGTTGGCTTACCAAGTCATCGAAGACAGCGCTGCCGATAAAGCGGGGATTGAAAACTATGACGTGATCACCAGCTTTGCAGGCCAGCCGACACGCAACATGGTCGAACTGCAAGAAATCGTTGAACGGACCCCGATCGGTTCCACACAAACGGTGACGATTTTGCGCGACGGCGAATCGATCACTCTGCAAATACAACTCGCCCCGTTGGAAGACGTCACCGCGGTCCCCCAACCGTAA
- a CDS encoding DUF1501 domain-containing protein: MNTTRRQLFQTCGIGLGKIALASLLAGGRDVRAESAPGELPHHPAKAKTVIYLFMAGAPSQLDLFDYKPKLVELDGKPIPPSVIAGQRYAFIQPDAAVLSPRFPFARYGDSGAELSDRLPHLAKVVDDLAFVRTVHTDQFNHAPAQLFVNTGSGLPGRPSMGAWVTYGLGSEADDLPGFTVLTSGGNLSGGAAMWSNGFLPGQFQGVPLRGGSDPILNVQTPQSVSPTQQRDTIDLIRRLNQRRMIDTGIGRIQDRIDAFEMAYRMQTRAPELMDLPSESAETLGQYGIKDVGETSFAKNCLLARRLAQRGVRFIQLYHAGWDHHSQVEKGLRARCSEVDQPCAALIADLKRQGMLDETLVVWGGEFGRTPMVEASAALGRSLGRDHHPQAFTMWMTGGGIRGGQTIGQTDELGFHPVERPIHVHDIQATILHQLGIDHERLTFTYAGRPYRLTDVHGHVVNELV, encoded by the coding sequence ATGAACACGACACGACGCCAGTTGTTCCAGACTTGCGGGATTGGACTCGGCAAAATCGCGTTGGCTTCACTGCTGGCCGGCGGTCGTGATGTGCGGGCCGAATCGGCACCCGGTGAATTGCCCCACCATCCGGCCAAAGCCAAAACCGTGATCTATTTGTTCATGGCCGGAGCGCCCAGCCAACTAGACCTATTCGATTACAAACCCAAGCTGGTCGAACTGGACGGCAAACCGATCCCACCCTCGGTGATCGCGGGCCAACGTTACGCGTTCATTCAACCTGATGCCGCCGTTTTGTCGCCTCGATTTCCCTTTGCCCGATACGGCGACAGCGGCGCGGAACTTTCCGACCGCCTGCCACACTTGGCCAAAGTCGTCGACGATCTTGCCTTTGTTCGGACGGTGCATACGGACCAGTTCAATCACGCTCCGGCGCAACTGTTTGTCAACACAGGCAGCGGCTTACCGGGCCGACCGTCGATGGGTGCGTGGGTGACGTACGGTCTGGGCAGCGAGGCCGATGATTTGCCCGGGTTCACCGTGCTGACCAGTGGTGGCAATCTGTCCGGTGGCGCGGCGATGTGGAGCAATGGCTTTTTGCCCGGTCAATTCCAAGGGGTACCACTGCGTGGCGGATCCGACCCGATTTTGAACGTGCAAACGCCCCAGTCGGTCAGCCCGACACAGCAGCGGGACACGATTGATTTGATCCGACGTTTGAACCAACGGCGGATGATCGATACCGGCATCGGGCGGATCCAAGATCGCATTGATGCGTTTGAAATGGCATACCGGATGCAAACGCGTGCACCGGAGCTGATGGATCTGCCATCCGAATCCGCCGAAACGCTTGGGCAATACGGGATCAAGGATGTCGGAGAAACCAGTTTTGCCAAGAACTGTTTGCTGGCACGACGTTTGGCCCAGCGGGGCGTCCGATTCATCCAGCTTTACCACGCCGGTTGGGACCACCACAGCCAAGTCGAAAAGGGGCTGCGGGCGCGATGCAGCGAAGTCGACCAGCCCTGTGCGGCCTTGATCGCGGATCTAAAACGCCAGGGCATGCTGGATGAAACGCTGGTCGTTTGGGGCGGCGAATTCGGCCGCACGCCGATGGTCGAAGCCAGCGCGGCGCTGGGGCGTTCCCTGGGTCGCGATCACCATCCCCAGGCATTTACGATGTGGATGACCGGCGGGGGCATCCGCGGCGGGCAAACGATCGGACAAACCGACGAACTGGGTTTTCATCCGGTGGAACGTCCCATTCACGTCCATGACATCCAGGCGACGATCCTGCACCAGTTGGGCATCGACCACGAACGTCTGACCTTCACCTACGCCGGCCGCCCCTACCGGCTAACCGACGTCCACGGCCACGTCGTCAACGAACTCGTCTGA